One window from the genome of Pararhizobium gei encodes:
- the guaB gene encoding IMP dehydrogenase encodes MARIIETATGLEALTFDDVLLQPGHSEVMPGQTNIATRIAQDIDLNLPILSSAMDTVTEGRLAIAMAQAGGIGVIHRNLTPIEQAEQVRQVKKFESGMVVNPVTINPDATLADALSLMKMYSISGIPVVENASGAIPGRLVGILTNRDVRFASDPNQKIYELMTRENLITVTENVDQQEAKRLLHSHRIEKLLVIDGDGRCVGLITVKDIEKSQLNPNASKDAQGRLRAAAAISVGDDGIERAERLIDAGVDLIVVDTAHGHSQRVLDAVTKVKTMSNSVRVMAGNVATSDGTKALIDAGADAVKVGIGPGSICTTRIVAGVGVPQLAAIMAAVEAAHAANIPVIADGGIKFSGDLAKAIAAGASACMIGSLLAGTDESPGEVFLHQGRSFKAYRGMGSVGAMARGSADRYFQAEVRDTLKLVPEGIEGQVPYKGPVSGVLHQLAGGLKASMGYVGGATIKDFQERATFVRISGAGLRESHAHDVTITRESPNYPGAM; translated from the coding sequence ATGGCGCGCATCATTGAAACAGCAACCGGTCTGGAGGCTCTGACCTTCGACGACGTCCTCCTTCAGCCGGGTCACTCCGAAGTGATGCCGGGGCAGACCAATATCGCCACCCGCATCGCCCAGGACATCGATCTCAACCTGCCGATCCTGTCCTCGGCCATGGATACGGTTACCGAAGGACGTCTCGCCATCGCCATGGCGCAGGCCGGCGGCATCGGCGTGATCCACCGCAACCTGACGCCGATCGAGCAGGCCGAGCAGGTTCGCCAGGTGAAGAAGTTCGAAAGCGGCATGGTCGTCAATCCTGTGACGATTAATCCCGACGCAACACTCGCCGATGCGCTCTCGCTGATGAAGATGTACTCGATCTCAGGCATTCCAGTGGTGGAGAATGCCAGCGGCGCGATCCCTGGCCGTCTCGTCGGCATTCTCACCAATCGCGACGTGCGCTTTGCCTCCGATCCCAACCAGAAGATCTATGAACTGATGACGCGTGAAAACCTCATCACGGTCACTGAAAACGTCGATCAGCAGGAGGCCAAACGGCTTCTCCACTCGCATCGCATCGAGAAGCTGCTGGTCATCGACGGCGATGGCCGTTGTGTCGGCCTGATCACCGTCAAGGACATCGAAAAATCGCAGCTCAACCCCAATGCCTCCAAGGATGCGCAGGGCCGGCTTCGCGCCGCTGCCGCCATCAGTGTCGGTGACGATGGCATCGAGCGAGCCGAGCGGCTGATCGATGCCGGCGTCGATCTGATCGTCGTCGATACGGCACACGGCCATTCGCAGCGGGTTCTTGATGCGGTCACCAAAGTCAAGACCATGTCGAATTCGGTTCGCGTCATGGCCGGCAATGTCGCGACGTCGGACGGCACCAAGGCGTTGATCGATGCCGGGGCCGATGCCGTCAAGGTCGGCATCGGCCCCGGTTCCATCTGCACCACCCGCATCGTCGCCGGCGTCGGCGTTCCGCAGTTGGCGGCTATCATGGCTGCAGTAGAGGCAGCGCATGCTGCCAACATCCCGGTAATCGCCGATGGCGGCATCAAGTTCTCCGGCGATCTTGCCAAGGCCATCGCCGCTGGTGCCTCCGCCTGCATGATCGGCTCGCTGCTTGCCGGCACGGACGAAAGCCCGGGCGAGGTATTCCTGCATCAGGGACGCTCGTTCAAGGCTTATCGCGGCATGGGCTCGGTCGGCGCCATGGCGCGCGGCTCGGCGGACCGCTATTTCCAGGCGGAAGTGCGCGATACCCTGAAGCTGGTGCCGGAAGGCATAGAGGGTCAGGTTCCCTACAAAGGGCCGGTTTCCGGTGTGCTGCATCAGCTCGCAGGCGGTCTCAAGGCGTCGATGGGTTATGTCGGCGGCGCGACCATCAAGGATTTTCAGGAACGCGCCACCTTCGTGCGCATCTCCGGCGCTGGCTTGCGTGAAAGTCACGCCCATGACGTGACGATCACCCGGGAGAGCCCGAACTATCCCGGCGCGATGTAG
- the adhP gene encoding alcohol dehydrogenase AdhP: MTAMMKAALVRQFGQPLTIEEVPIPDPGPDQILVRYHATGVCHTDLHAAQGDWPVKPSPPFIPGHEGTGVVAKIGSNVKRVKEGDRVGVAWLHTACGCCNPCRTGWETLCGQQQNTGYSVNGTFAEYGLADPNFVGHLPDNLEFGPAAPVLCAGVTVYKGLKETEVRPGEWVVISGIGGLGHMAVQYAKAMGMHVAAVDVFDEKLALATRMGADLVVDARRKEAVEFLQKETGGAHGALVTAVSPKAMEQAFGFLRSKGTMALVGLPPGYISLPVFETVLKRITVRGSIVGTRQDLEEALQFAGEGKVAAHFSWDRIENINAIFERMKEGAIDGRIVLDLT, from the coding sequence ATGACAGCAATGATGAAAGCGGCCTTGGTCCGGCAATTCGGCCAGCCGCTGACGATCGAAGAGGTGCCGATCCCCGATCCCGGCCCGGACCAGATCCTTGTACGATACCATGCGACCGGCGTCTGCCACACGGACTTGCATGCTGCGCAGGGCGACTGGCCGGTAAAACCCAGCCCGCCCTTCATTCCTGGTCACGAGGGCACGGGCGTCGTGGCCAAGATCGGAAGCAATGTCAAACGTGTGAAGGAAGGCGACCGTGTCGGGGTTGCGTGGCTGCACACGGCTTGCGGCTGCTGCAATCCATGCCGGACCGGCTGGGAGACCCTGTGCGGCCAGCAACAGAACACGGGTTATTCCGTTAACGGCACCTTTGCCGAATACGGGCTTGCCGATCCAAACTTCGTCGGACACCTGCCGGACAACCTGGAATTCGGGCCTGCAGCTCCCGTGCTGTGCGCCGGCGTCACAGTGTACAAGGGTCTGAAGGAAACCGAGGTTCGACCCGGCGAGTGGGTTGTTATTTCCGGCATTGGCGGCCTCGGTCACATGGCCGTGCAATATGCCAAGGCCATGGGCATGCATGTGGCAGCCGTCGATGTCTTCGACGAGAAACTGGCGCTTGCAACGCGGATGGGCGCGGATCTTGTCGTGGATGCCCGCCGTAAGGAAGCGGTTGAGTTCCTCCAGAAGGAAACCGGCGGCGCCCATGGCGCGCTGGTGACAGCGGTCTCGCCCAAGGCGATGGAACAGGCTTTCGGTTTCCTGCGGTCCAAGGGCACCATGGCGCTGGTGGGCCTGCCGCCCGGCTATATCTCGCTGCCCGTCTTCGAAACGGTGCTAAAGCGTATCACCGTGCGCGGCTCGATCGTCGGCACGCGGCAGGATCTGGAGGAAGCGCTGCAATTTGCCGGCGAAGGAAAGGTCGCAGCGCATTTCAGCTGGGACAGAATCGAGAACATAAATGCTATTTTCGAGCGGATGAAAGAGGGTGCGATCGACGGACGCATCGTTCTCGACCTGACCTGA
- a CDS encoding MAPEG family protein produces MPSTTAILWPMIAQTGLIFAIYFLMMRRRFGAVRAGTAKARDYVIPTIEPEPSATVARSLINQFELPVLFYVVCILLHVTSGATYLAQAIAWLFVVSRVAHALVHVTSNRLMLRQRLFSAGFILVFILWVLLAIHIA; encoded by the coding sequence ATGCCTTCAACGACCGCTATCCTCTGGCCGATGATCGCCCAGACAGGGCTGATTTTTGCGATCTACTTCCTGATGATGCGAAGACGGTTCGGGGCGGTGCGTGCCGGAACGGCGAAAGCCAGGGACTATGTTATCCCGACCATCGAACCTGAGCCAAGCGCAACGGTCGCGCGCAGCCTGATCAACCAGTTCGAGCTGCCCGTCCTTTTCTATGTCGTCTGCATCCTGTTGCACGTCACATCCGGCGCAACCTATCTGGCCCAGGCCATCGCCTGGCTCTTCGTTGTCAGCCGTGTTGCCCACGCCTTGGTGCACGTCACCTCCAACCGGCTGATGCTGCGCCAGCGCCTTTTCTCGGCAGGCTTTATTCTGGTTTTCATCCTCTGGGTGCTTCTCGCAATTCATATCGCCTGA
- a CDS encoding MBL fold metallo-hydrolase, whose product MAQSAVRTNSFKIGSFGVTVVSDGIRVSEKPQETFGTDRTPDEVAALLQANFLPTDRFVNGFSPTLVDTGSEVVLFDTGMGEGGRQAGAGQLLNGLAAAGYSPDQVSIVVLTHMHGDHIGGLMEGGAPAFKNARYVAGQAEYDFWKDTARVGTPAENGHKGVLKNVVPLAEKMTFIGDGADVTPGITSMAAFGHSPGHMVYRLESGGKGLILTADTANHFVLSLQRPDWEVRFDMDKGKAAAARKTVFDMVATDRLPFVGYHMPFPSVGFIEKIDQGYRFIPETYQFDI is encoded by the coding sequence ATGGCGCAGTCCGCGGTCAGAACCAACAGCTTCAAGATCGGCAGCTTCGGCGTGACCGTTGTCAGCGACGGTATCCGCGTTTCCGAAAAGCCGCAGGAGACTTTTGGAACCGACCGGACGCCGGATGAGGTGGCGGCTCTTCTGCAGGCCAATTTTCTTCCCACGGACAGGTTCGTAAACGGATTTTCGCCGACGCTCGTCGATACGGGATCGGAGGTCGTTCTTTTCGATACCGGCATGGGAGAGGGTGGAAGGCAGGCGGGCGCCGGGCAGCTTCTGAACGGTCTCGCGGCAGCCGGCTATTCTCCGGACCAGGTCAGCATCGTCGTTCTCACCCATATGCACGGGGACCATATTGGTGGTTTGATGGAGGGCGGCGCTCCGGCCTTCAAGAACGCGCGCTACGTCGCCGGACAGGCCGAATATGACTTCTGGAAGGACACGGCGCGGGTCGGCACGCCTGCAGAAAACGGTCACAAGGGCGTGCTGAAGAATGTCGTGCCGCTTGCCGAGAAGATGACCTTCATCGGCGATGGTGCTGACGTGACGCCTGGCATAACGTCGATGGCTGCTTTCGGTCATTCCCCAGGACATATGGTCTACAGGCTGGAATCGGGCGGCAAGGGTCTGATCCTGACCGCGGACACCGCCAATCATTTCGTTCTCTCGCTGCAGCGGCCGGACTGGGAAGTCAGGTTCGACATGGACAAGGGGAAGGCGGCCGCAGCCCGAAAGACAGTGTTCGACATGGTCGCGACCGACCGGCTGCCGTTTGTCGGATATCACATGCCATTCCCCTCCGTTGGATTCATCGAGAAGATCGATCAGGGATATCGCTTCATCCCGGAGACCTATCAGTTCGACATCTAG
- a CDS encoding 3-hydroxybutyrate dehydrogenase — MKLKNKVCIVTGSASGIGLAIARKYVSEGAKVVIADLKLEAAVAAAQELTATGPGEAIGIAMDVTSEEAVNSGVAAVIEKWGRVDVLVSNAGIQIVNRIEDYAFSDWKKMLAIHLDGAFLTTKACIPYMKAQKGGAIIYMGSVHSHEASPLKSAYVTAKHGLLGLARVVAKEGGPDGVRANVICPGFVKTPLVEKQIPEQAQRLGISEDEVVSKMMLGGTVDTQFTTIEDVAEVALLFAGFETNALTGQSLVVSHGWYMQ, encoded by the coding sequence ATGAAACTCAAGAACAAGGTCTGCATCGTCACAGGTTCAGCCAGCGGCATAGGTCTGGCGATCGCCAGGAAATATGTCTCCGAGGGTGCAAAGGTCGTTATCGCCGACCTGAAACTGGAGGCTGCGGTCGCGGCGGCACAGGAGCTTACCGCGACGGGCCCAGGGGAGGCCATCGGCATCGCCATGGACGTAACGAGCGAGGAGGCTGTCAATTCGGGCGTTGCCGCCGTCATTGAAAAATGGGGCAGGGTGGATGTGCTGGTCTCCAATGCCGGCATCCAGATTGTCAACCGGATCGAGGACTACGCCTTTTCCGACTGGAAGAAGATGCTTGCCATCCATCTCGACGGTGCGTTCCTGACCACAAAGGCCTGCATTCCCTACATGAAGGCGCAAAAGGGTGGCGCGATCATCTATATGGGCTCCGTCCATTCGCATGAAGCATCGCCGCTCAAATCGGCCTATGTCACCGCCAAGCACGGCCTGCTCGGGCTTGCCCGCGTGGTTGCCAAGGAAGGCGGGCCGGACGGCGTGCGCGCCAATGTCATCTGCCCCGGCTTCGTCAAGACGCCTCTGGTCGAAAAGCAGATCCCCGAACAGGCACAGCGGCTCGGGATCTCCGAAGACGAGGTCGTCAGCAAAATGATGCTTGGCGGCACAGTCGACACGCAGTTCACCACGATCGAGGATGTGGCCGAAGTCGCGCTGCTCTTCGCCGGCTTCGAAACCAATGCGCTTACCGGACAATCGCTCGTGGTCAGTCACGGCTGGTACATGCAGTAA
- a CDS encoding DHA2 family efflux MFS transporter permease subunit, whose amino-acid sequence MNRIVPMILAVALFMEQMDSTVIATSLPAIAHDLGVGPITLKLALTSYMVSLAIFIPLSGWMADRFGAKRIFRIAILVFILGSILCAFADSLIFFVVARFLQGMGGAMMTPVARLVLVRSTKRSELVGAMALLTIPALVGPLAGPPLGGFITTYFSWHWIFLINVPVGIAGYVLSGLYLPDIESTAPPPLDINGFFLSAIAASGTIFGLSVMSLPALPPQIGAVAVVTGIASGILYVRHARRHPSPLLDLTLFKDSAFRAAAIGGTLFRISIGAVPFLMPLMLQVGFGLTPFQSGMVTFVGAVGALTTKFFAKRVLVFAGFRTTLIFACVTGTILTFVNGLFSPATPYAVIMIALLLAGFARSFFFTSVNALAFADIPDSQASRATAMTAVLQQMSLALGVAVAGGILEIETAWTGSTLELQDFQLAFMLISAITLTAIIPLIRMSKTAGASVSGHRLPSDTETETMSVK is encoded by the coding sequence ATGAACCGCATCGTTCCGATGATCCTCGCCGTCGCTCTCTTTATGGAGCAGATGGATTCCACCGTCATTGCAACATCGCTTCCGGCGATCGCCCATGATCTCGGCGTCGGACCGATTACACTCAAGCTGGCGTTGACCTCCTATATGGTCTCGCTGGCGATCTTTATTCCCTTAAGTGGCTGGATGGCGGACCGGTTCGGGGCAAAGCGCATCTTCCGCATCGCCATTCTCGTCTTCATTCTCGGTTCTATCCTCTGTGCCTTCGCCGATAGCCTGATTTTCTTCGTTGTCGCCCGGTTCCTGCAGGGCATGGGCGGCGCCATGATGACGCCGGTCGCACGTCTGGTCCTGGTGCGCAGCACGAAGCGAAGCGAACTCGTCGGCGCCATGGCGCTGCTGACGATCCCGGCGCTTGTCGGGCCGCTTGCCGGCCCGCCGCTTGGCGGCTTCATCACTACCTATTTTTCCTGGCACTGGATTTTTCTCATCAACGTCCCCGTCGGAATTGCCGGCTACGTGCTTTCCGGCCTCTACCTGCCTGATATAGAGAGTACCGCGCCGCCGCCGCTCGACATCAACGGATTTTTCCTCAGTGCTATCGCGGCCTCAGGTACGATATTCGGACTGTCGGTGATGAGCCTGCCTGCGCTGCCGCCGCAGATCGGGGCAGTGGCCGTCGTCACCGGCATTGCCAGCGGCATCCTCTATGTGCGTCATGCGCGACGGCATCCCTCGCCGCTGCTCGATCTTACCCTGTTCAAGGACAGCGCCTTTCGGGCGGCGGCAATCGGCGGAACGCTATTTCGCATTTCGATCGGCGCCGTGCCGTTCCTAATGCCGCTGATGCTGCAGGTCGGTTTCGGCCTGACACCGTTCCAGTCCGGGATGGTCACCTTCGTCGGTGCCGTCGGTGCCTTGACCACCAAGTTCTTCGCCAAGCGGGTTCTCGTGTTTGCCGGTTTCCGGACGACACTGATCTTCGCCTGCGTCACCGGCACGATCCTGACCTTCGTCAACGGGCTGTTTTCGCCGGCAACGCCCTATGCCGTCATCATGATCGCTCTTCTGCTGGCCGGCTTTGCCCGGTCGTTCTTCTTCACCAGCGTCAACGCGCTGGCCTTTGCCGATATCCCCGACAGCCAGGCAAGCCGGGCGACCGCGATGACCGCCGTGCTGCAGCAGATGAGCCTTGCGCTCGGCGTTGCGGTCGCCGGCGGCATTCTCGAAATCGAGACGGCATGGACGGGGTCGACGCTGGAGTTGCAGGATTTTCAACTCGCCTTCATGCTGATCTCGGCGATCACTTTGACAGCAATCATCCCGCTGATCCGCATGTCGAAGACAGCGGGCGCATCGGTGTCCGGTCATCGGCTGCCAAGCGACACCGAGACGGAAACGATGTCCGTAAAATAG